A window of the Hordeum vulgare subsp. vulgare chromosome 5H, MorexV3_pseudomolecules_assembly, whole genome shotgun sequence genome harbors these coding sequences:
- the LOC123395265 gene encoding macrophage migration inhibitory factor homolog isoform X3 has protein sequence MPCLNVSTNVNLEGVDTSAVLADASSTVATIIGKPEAYVMVVLKGSVPMAFGGTQEPAAYGELVSIGGLNPDVNKKLSAGIASILESKLSISKSRFYLKFHDSKRSDFGWNGTTF, from the exons atgccttGCCTGAACGTGTCGACGAACGTGAACCTGGAGGGGGTGGATACCTCCGCCGTCCTCGCCGACGCCTCCAGCACCGTCGCAACCATCAtcggcaagccggaggcc TATGTGATGGTTGTTCTCAAGGGTTCAGTGCCCATGGCATTCGGAGGTACCCAGGAGCCTGCAGCCTATGGCGAGCTTGTTTCCATCGGAGGGCTGAACCCTGATGTGAACAAGAAGCTGAGCGCTGGCATTGCTTCCATCCTGGAGTCAAAGCTGTCCATCTCCAAGTCCCGCTTCTACCTCAAGTTCCATGATTCAAAG CGCTCGGACTTTGGATGGAACGGAACCACCTTTTAG
- the LOC123395265 gene encoding macrophage migration inhibitory factor homolog isoform X1 translates to MPCLNVSTNVNLEGVDTSAVLADASSTVATIIGKPEAYVMVVLKGSVPMAFGGTQEPAAYGELVSIGGLNPDVNKKLSAGIASILESKLSISKSRFYLKFHDSKASRHYLSATAHPWVLIRHHHVLIAFLLFVRPILHKNMLNVCMLCIKSRSSLGLWMERNHLLDESYGVESCMNFRVPNILFIAYLRRNCGSKTSCQFNGQCL, encoded by the exons atgccttGCCTGAACGTGTCGACGAACGTGAACCTGGAGGGGGTGGATACCTCCGCCGTCCTCGCCGACGCCTCCAGCACCGTCGCAACCATCAtcggcaagccggaggcc TATGTGATGGTTGTTCTCAAGGGTTCAGTGCCCATGGCATTCGGAGGTACCCAGGAGCCTGCAGCCTATGGCGAGCTTGTTTCCATCGGAGGGCTGAACCCTGATGTGAACAAGAAGCTGAGCGCTGGCATTGCTTCCATCCTGGAGTCAAAGCTGTCCATCTCCAAGTCCCGCTTCTACCTCAAGTTCCATGATTCAAAGGCAAGCAGACATTATTTGTCAGCGACTGCTCATCCATGGGTCTTGATCAGACATCATCATGTTCTCATTGCATTTCTGCTGTTTGTTAGGCCCATCCTGCACAAGAACATGCTCAATGTTTGCATGCTTTGCATCAAGAGTAGATCAT CGCTCGGACTTTGGATGGAACGGAACCACCTTTTAGATGAGTCATATGGCGTGGAGTCCTGTATGAACTTCAGAGTTCCTAATATTCTGTTCATTGCCTATTTAAGGAGAAACTGCGGCAGTAAGACATCGTGTCAGTTTAATGGCCAGTGTTTATGA
- the LOC123395265 gene encoding macrophage migration inhibitory factor homolog isoform X2, which translates to MPCLNVSTNVNLEGVDTSAVLADASSTVATIIGKPEAYVMVVLKGSVPMAFGGTQEPAAYGELVSIGGLNPDVNKKLSAGIASILESKLSISKSRFYLKFHDSKAHPAQEHAQCLHALHQE; encoded by the exons atgccttGCCTGAACGTGTCGACGAACGTGAACCTGGAGGGGGTGGATACCTCCGCCGTCCTCGCCGACGCCTCCAGCACCGTCGCAACCATCAtcggcaagccggaggcc TATGTGATGGTTGTTCTCAAGGGTTCAGTGCCCATGGCATTCGGAGGTACCCAGGAGCCTGCAGCCTATGGCGAGCTTGTTTCCATCGGAGGGCTGAACCCTGATGTGAACAAGAAGCTGAGCGCTGGCATTGCTTCCATCCTGGAGTCAAAGCTGTCCATCTCCAAGTCCCGCTTCTACCTCAAGTTCCATGATTCAAAG GCCCATCCTGCACAAGAACATGCTCAATGTTTGCATGCTTTGCATCAAGAGTAG